A part of Kryptolebias marmoratus isolate JLee-2015 linkage group LG8, ASM164957v2, whole genome shotgun sequence genomic DNA contains:
- the rhoab gene encoding rho-related GTP-binding protein RhoA-B, with amino-acid sequence MAAIRKKLVIVGDGACGKTCLLIVFSKDQFPEVYVPTVFENYVADIEVDSKQVELALWDTAGQEDYDRLRPLSYPDTDVILMCFSIDSPDSLENIPEKWTPEVKHFCPNVPIILVGNKKDLRNDEHTRRELAKMKQEPVKSEEGRDMAGRISAFGYMECSAKTKDGVREVFEMATRAALQARRGKKSNKCVLL; translated from the exons ATGGCAGCCATCCGGAAGAAGCTGGTGATAGTTGGAGATGGAGCTTGTGGCAAGACGTGTCTTCTTATCGTCTTCAGCAAGGACCAGTTCCCTGAGGTCTACGTCCCCACAGTGTTCGAAAACTACGTCGCTGACATAGAGGTTGACAGCAAACAG GTGGAGTTGGCTCTTTGGGATACAGCTGGTCAGGAAGACTATGACAGGCTGAGACCCCTCTCCTATCCAGACACTGACGTCATCCTCATGTGCTTTTCCATAGACAGTCCTGACAGCTTGG AAAACATTCCAGAGAAGTGGACTCCAGAGGTCAAACATTTCTGTCCAAACGTCCCCATCATCCTGGTAGGAAACAAGAAGGACCTGCGTAACGACGAGCACACACGCAGAGAGCTCGCCAAAATGAAACAG GAACCAGTGAAGTCAGAAGAAGGCCGGGACATGGCCGGACGCATCTCCGCTTTCGGTTACATGGAGTGTTCTGCCAAGACCAAGGATGGTGTGCGGGAGGTTTTtgagatggccaccagagcagCGCTGCAGGCCCGCCGTGGAAAGAAGAGCAATAAATGTGTACTGCTGTAA